GTAAAGGAACAAAAGCTTTTTGTTTCAGAATCCAGAATGCCAGATTCGCGGTTTCCGCTAGAGGGCGCATCGGATGTGGATGTTGGGGCTAATTCCGTTTTAACCTATAGGCTTAGCTCTAGCGATTACTTCACACTAGATGTGAATTCAAAGAACGAAGAGAATAAACAGGTTGAGCTCGTGTTAAGGAAATCCTTGGACAGAGAGGAAACACCCGAACATAACTTATTCCTGACAGCCACCGACGGAGGCAAACCTGAGCTCACCGGCACTGTTCAGCTGCTCGTCACCGTGCTGGATGTGAACGATAATGCTCCCAGTTTCGAACAATCTGAATACGAAGTGAGAATATTCGAAAACTCCCACAATGGAACAGTAGTTATCAGACTTAATGCTTCTGATCGGGATGAAGGAGTGAATAAGGAAATTTCGTACTCATTTAATAGCCTTGTTTCATCCATGGTTTTTGCCCAGTTTAGCATAGATTCAAATACTGGAGAAATAACAATTCAAAATAATTTGGATTTTGAAAAAGTGAATTCATATAAAATCCGCATTGATGCCACGGACAAAGGGCACCCCCCGATGGTGGGTCATTGCACAATTTTAGTAAAACTCTTAGATATTAATGATAACGCCCCTCAGATTATATTGACTTCATTGTCCCTCCCGGTTAGGGAGGACGCTCCACTAGGTACCGTTATCGCCCTGATCAGCGTGTCCGATCAAGATGCTGGTGCAAATGGGcaggtgatctgctccctaaCGCCCCACACCCCCTTCAGGCTGGTGTCCACCTTTAAGAATTACTACTCGCTAGTGCTGGACAGCACCTTGGATCGCGAGAGTGTGTCCGCCTACCAGCTGGTGGTGACAGCACAGGACCGGGGCTCGCCTTCCCAGTCCGCCTCAGCCAACGTATCTGTGGAGGTGGCCGACGTGAACGACAATGCGCCTGCCTTTGCACAGCCCGAGTACACGGTGTTCGTGAAGGAGAACAACTCCCCGGGCTGCCACATCTTCACGGTGTCCGCGCGCGACGCGGACTCGCAGGAGAACGCGCTGGTGTCCTACTCGCTGGTGGAGCGGCGGGTGGGCGAGCGCGCCCTATCGAGCTACGTGTCGGTGCACGCCGAGAGCGGCAAGGTGTACGCGCTGCAGCCCCTGGACCACGAGGAGCTGGAGCTGCTGCAGTTCCAGGTGAGCGCACGCGACGCGGGCTTCCCACCTCTGGGCAGCAACGTGACTCTGCAGGTGTTCGTGCTGGACGAGAACGACAACGCGCCGGTGCTGCTACCGCCTGGGTCTAGCCGTGCGATTGGCGCGGTGAGCCAGGTGGTGCCAAGGTCGGTGGGCACCGGCCAGGTGGTGGCGAAGGTGCGCGCGGTGGACGCCGACTCGGGCTACAACGCGTGGCTGTCATACGAGCTGCAGCCGGCATCAGGCGGTGAGCGCAGCCCGTTCCGCGTGGGTCTGTACACGGGCGAGGTGAGCACGACACGCGCTCTGGAAGAAGCGGACGCGCCTCGCCAGCGCCTGCTGGTGCTGGTGAGGGACCACGGGGAGCCGCCCCTGGAGGCCACAGCCACCGTGCTGGTGTCGCTGGTGGATGGCGGCCAGGCGTTGAAGACTTCGTCGCGGGCGTCTGCGGGCTCTGCGGACCGGGAGGCGGCCCTAGTGGATGTCAACGTGTACCTGATCATCGCCATCTGCGCAGTGTCCAGCCTGTTGGTGCTCACGCTGCTGCTGTACACGGCGCTGTGGTGCTCTGCGCCGCCCACAGAGGGCGCATGCGGGCCGGGGAAGCCCACGCTGGTGTGCTCCAGCGCGGTGGGGACCTGGTCGTACTCGCAGCAGAGGCGGCAAAGGGTGTGCTCTGGAGAGGGGCCGCCGAAGACCGACCTCATGGCCTTCAGCCCCAGCCTCCCACCGTGTCCGGGATCAGAGGATGTAAGCGAACAGCAGGATTTAAACGCCAAAGTAAGTCAACTCATAGTTTGCAATTAAAAATTCTTTAATTGGAGGTTTTATAATTATTTCCAATGTATTTCACATTTTTCGTTCTATTTGACATAATTTTGCAGTTCTCGCTTCAAAcattaaaagatattttaaaatagtaattATTTCTCAGTGTAATCAGGTATTGGTAAGCATGCATTACAACCTGAGTTTGTATTCAAAGTCAAAATTTACTTGGGTAAGTTCTCTTTTCGCTGAATATTGATTTAGAAAaatacaaacctgttgccatcgagtcgattcggactcatagcgactctataggcgagtagaagtgtcccatatggtttccaaggagcagctggtggattcgaactgcctgctttttggttagcagccaaactcttaaccactagccagcagagctttttttatttcaattattttccattttatatattACCTTAtgatctcttttattttttactctCAGTCCGTCCATCCTATTTTCTCCATTCCTTTTAGTGTTTCATAGTTATAAGTGTCTAGTGTTCATATACTGCCATTTTAAAGTAGCTTAACGTTAAAGGACAGAAtagtaatttctttcttttcaaaaattGCCGATGCTTTTCTAATATTATGTCATTCATGATGTTTTACTATTTTAAGATGTTTTTACTGCCCGATAAATTTTTATAGTCATGtcaacaatttaaaatattttttgaggatCTATGTATAGCAAATAATTGTTTTTAGTCTGATAAACACTTGCTAAACTCTATTAGTGTTGAGTCAGTTACGATCAATCCTTTGTTGTTAAGTtggaaaattattgaaaaatatttaacaGTTAGTTTGTATTTTATATGACTGAAAAAATAACCATTGTGATCAGAAAATATGTATATGGAATAATTCCACCCTTGCTGACGAAAACTTATAAACCTTTATTACACAGAATATTCaagatgatcaaaaaaaaaaaaaacccgttgctgtccagtcaattcccactcattaactcaagaaaaaagattTAGTATTGTAGAGTTAAACTTTGAAAAGCTACCTGTTTAAAACCCTATGAAAGACAGTTATCCTTTGACACTCATGGTCTCGCCattagtcagaaatgactcagtggcaacttttttgttattaatatatttcttaatttatcattttgtgtagCAGTGGTGTAATGATTTTTTATTCCCCTTTCCCAACTTATGTTTAGTTGGTTTTTGCAAAATACCATAAGTAGAAATAAAGGTCCTTTCCACCACCTACAACTATATTTGCCAACTGTCATCATTTCATTTCAGTTCTATGACTTTCCAACTCTCTAACTGATATTTAAATTTCATTTGGGGGGTGTGCTTTCACATCTACATCTTAGATATTAATACTTTTCACTATTCCCTCTAGGGTAATGCATTTACTTATTAACTACTTCTTTCAAATGAAAGGTATCAGAGATTAGTTATTAAGTCCTGTGGGTTTTGATGCtccctggattcaaatcccaccCTTCAATAGGACATTCGTTATTTTAATGCCTGACTTCACATTTATGCATGGTAATAGTAGCacctattggatagaatttttgTAACAGGTAAGTCAATATCTGTAAACTGCTTATAATTGAGTCTGGTTAATGGTAActgtaataaaatttattttttattattcacaAGAGGAAAAGAAGTTAATgactggaaaaagaaaacttaaaatgtCAGAAAGTCATCATTATAGCCATCCACATTAATCTTATTTTATGTAAAAATGATCTTTCATGAGGCCACCACAACAACCCAGGATGTCTCGATATTTTGAATGCTGTGtgatagaatgagaaaaaaaaaacaaacctaaaagtCAGTTTTTCAGGTGAAAAGTGAAATTAGCAGCACAGATGTGTAAACACTTTTTGGGTCTGGAAATGTTATTTAAATGCTCCTCAGGGAAGACCTAGACTACTTTATGTAGACAGTGATGCTTTTTCCCAGATTTAGAAGTTTCCCTCAGATCCCTCAGAGGCCTGAGGAGGTGTTTGAAATCTTTGTGTGTTCCTTTGCATTGACAGTGTTTTCTCCTTCTTATATTAAGTACACAATAAATCTTTTTTAGACTAAGGAACTTGGACTCTTTTCAAAAGCACACCAGTAGCTATCCAAAGATTCTGAGCAAAAGAAATCAACGCCGTGGTTCAGGAAGGCGTTTCAAGAGGCTAACATAAGGTCAGGATGGACAAGCAGATCACCTAAAGCTACTGAAATAATCAAGGATATTATTTAAgtaataatactaaaaaaaagttCCTCTTAAGCTGGTCGGTAGCAGTAACAATATGAAAGAAAAGATATGCAGAAACATCAATGGATCAGGTCACTGTGATGCCTTTGGCTTTAGACTTGGGAAGCACTAAAACCTAAATGTAAGTGtggacaatggaagaagggcTCACCTTGTGAAGTAACACTGGGAAGAAAAATCACCTCAAGCATAACTTTTCAAAAAGAAATTTCCCTAAGTACtaagaatgaacaaaaatgaaatcaaaacatACCATGCAAAGCCATGATATAAACTGTATTGGGGACTGTGAAGATGAGACAAACATTCATCAATGATAGGGCTTAGAAAGAAAGCATGTAGTGCAGAAATCCAACACATTTCTTGAAAGAGATTATGCCAACTCCAATAAAcatcaaaatatagaatatttctTCCCACACAGTATCTTAAAGCAAATTCCTacctttcttaaaatatttaacttATCTTCAATTTCTAAAATTATACAAGAAAAATACCTCAATTGcttcttcattttccttgttTCCTGTTTTCAGACATGAGCAGGTTTCTCTTTGGCCAATAAATTTCTGGGATTCTAGACATACTGGGAATAGCGAATCATGGAAATCCCTTACACCAAAAAGCTAAATCTAGGAATGTGGGGGCTCCTGCATTCTAGAACAAAGGAATTTTCCAATTTAAAATTCATAGTTGTTTAACTCATCACTTTTATTGTCACTTCATTTCTGTCACTATTTTAAAATTGGCATTTTCTTGGGCAGGAGGAAACCACAGTTATGACCTGACTAACCTGTCAGGAGCAGTCCATTCCCTAAGAATGCCTCCAGCTCTCCTGACAAATGTAgtcctctatttaaaaaaaaaaaaaattaagaaaaaatacagatgATGAAATAAAGCTGAGCAGGATGATGCTAGAATATTTATTCATGGAATTTGTACTTACTCTTTGGGCCACGTGATGTCACTCTTTGCCACGAATTTCTCTCTGATTCGAGACAAATAAAGCCAACTGTTTTCCCATTGAGAAGAAGCTCCACTCTTTTTCATTCTCTGGGTGCTGAGCAATGGCGAACACACCAGGATTGGACTGAAGGAATCAGAAAATTTAATTTTGAGGCAATTTTTGCTAATTAGAAAAAAGCTGGAGTATTTGAAATGTACTCAAGTCGACGCGACACAGAGGCCAGGCATCTGCTGCTTTTGCTTCTGCTCCTCGCAGCCTGGGAGGCCGGGAGCGGCCAGGTCCACTACTCGGTCCCGGAGGAGGCCAAACACGGCACCTTCGTGGGCCGCATCGCGCAGGACCTGGGGCTGGAGCTGGCCGAGCTGGTGCCGCGCCTGTTCCAGCTGGATTCCAGAGGCCGCGCGGACCTTCTGGAGGTGAATCTGCAGAACGGCATTTTGTTCGTGAATTCTCGGATCGACCGCGAGGAGCTGTGCGGGCGGAGCGCGGTGTGCAGCATCCACCTGGAGGTGATCGTGGACAAGCCGCTGCAGGTTTTCCACGTGGAGGTGGAGGTGAGGGACATTAACGACAACCCGCCGGTGTTCCCGGCGACACAAAAGAATCTGTTTATCCCGGAATCCAGGCTGCTTGACTCTCATTTTTCGCTAGAGGGCGCGTCCGATGCAGATATTGGTGCCAATGCTCTGCTGACTTACAGACTGAGCCCCAATGAGTATTTCTCACTGGACGAACCTGCCAATGACGAAGAGGCAAAACCTCTTGGGCTTGTATTAAAAAAGCTTTTAGACAGGGAAGAATCTCCGGAGCATCACTTATTGCTCATGGCAACTGATGGGGGTAAGCCAGAGCTGACTGGAACAGTTCAGTTACTTATTGTAGTGCTTGACGCCAATGACAACGCCCCGACTTTTGACAGAACACTCTATAAAGTGAAATTACCAGAAAATATTCCTAACGGAACATTGGTACTTCAACTTAATGCCTCAGATTTAGACGAAGGCTCGAATGGAGAGATAGTATATTCATTCACTAATGATATTCCTCTAACAGTAAAATATAAATTTCACATAGACCCCATAAGTGGGGAACTTACAACGAAAGGACATATTGATTTTGAAGAAAGTAAAGCCTATAAAATCCGAATAGAGGCTATTGACCAAGGCTCTCCACCACTAGCTGGTCACTGTACAGTTCTGGTGGATGTTGTAGATGCTAATGACAACGCTCCAGAGTTGACTGTCAAAACCCTCTGGCTCCCTGTTAAAGAGGACGCACACCCAGGCACTGTCATCGCCCTGGTCAGCGTGACTGACAGAGACGAAGGTGTAAATGGTCAGGTGACCTGTTCCCTGACACCCCGTGTCCCTTTCAAGCTGGTGTCCACCTTCAAGAATTATTATTCATTGGTGCTGGATGGCGCCCTGGACCGCGAGAGAGTTTCTGACTATAGGTTGGTGGTGATGGCGCAGGATGGCGGCTCACCTTCTCTGTCTGCCACAGCCAGCCTGTCCGTGGCGGTGGCCGACGTGAACGACAACGCTCCCACGTTTGCGCAGCCCGAGTACACGGTGCTCGTAAAGGAGAACAACCAGCCAGGTTGTCACATTTTCACGGTGTCGGCACATGACGCGGACGCGCAAGAGAACGCACTGGTGTCCTACTCGCTGGTGGAGAGACGGGTGGGCGGGCGCGCGCTGTCGAGCTACGTGTCTGTGCACGCCGAGAGCGGCAAGGTGTACGCGCTGCAGCCCCTGGACCACGAGGAGCTGGAGCTGCTGCAGTTCCAGGTGAGCGCGCGTGACGCGGGCTTCCCGCCTCTGGGCAGCAACGTGACCCTGCATGTGTTCGTGCTCGACGAGAACGACAATGCGCCGGCGCTGCTGTCCCCTGGGTCGGGTGGAGCGGGCGGCGCTGTGAGCGAGCTGGTGTCTTGGTCTGTGGATGTGGGCCACGTGGTGGCGAAGGTGCGCGCGGTGGACGCCGACTCGGGCTACAACGCGTGGCTGTCATATGAGCTGCAGCCGCTGGAGGGCGGCGGGCGCAGCCCGTTCCGCGTGGGCCTGTACACCGGCGAGGTGAGCACTACTCGCGCCCTGGACGAGGCGGATGCGCCCCGCCAGCGCCTGCTGGTGCTGGTGAAGGACCACGGGGAGCCGCCGCTGACAGCCACGGCCACCGTGCTGGTGTCGCTGGTGGAGAGCGGCCAGACGCTGAAGACTTCGTCGCGGGCGTCGCTGGGCCCCGCGGGCCGGGAGGCCGCGCTGTTGGATGTCAACGTGTATCTCATCATCGCCATCTGCGCAGTGTCCAGCCTGTTGGTGCTCACGCTGCTGCTGCACACTGCACTGCGGTGCTCGGTACCACCCACAGAGGGCGCGTGCGGGCCGGGAAAGCCCACGCTGGTGTGCTCCAGCGCGGTGGGGACCTGGTCGTATTCGCAGAAGAGGAGGCAGAAGGTGTGCTCTGGTGAGGGATCCCCCAAGACCGACCTCATGGCCTTCAGCCCCAGCCTTCCGCCCTGTCCCGGAGCTGCAGCTGGAATGGGAGAGCCACACACTTCTGAGGACTCTTCAGGAAAGGTTGGTTGCtctagtattttatttattcatttattttcgtgctgacattaaaaaaaaaaaaaatcacactataaaattaaaaagtccttgtttttttctggatATCTCCTAGATCTTTCTCTTAATTATAGACGTCAGTACTTGAACTTTAGAGCAGAATTGTGTTTTTGACCCTCCTTTGGAGAACCATTCTGAACTATGCACAAAAAGGATAGTTATTGGGTGTGGAATCGATTTTATTTAGTATCTGTTATGTGAGTCACATTCAATTCCTGACCAGAGGTTCCATAGCAGCTGAAAACTATTAGCTGTTAAAACCAGTTCAGTTGTTACACATTAAACATATACTTTAACACCACtctatattttattcatttctgaaGACTGCACGGCGTTTTAatctaattatatttttaataagaaaCACCATAGGAGAAATAAATAGTAATTCTTATCGTGTTAACTTGGTAGTTTTCTATTTTTCCCTGGGCAGAGACTGCACGGACATGGTTGTTTAGCACTATTCAATATCTATTTAATACTTCAGCAAGTAGCTTCCAACAAACCCTGGGAAAAGGTTGCTCTACTTCACGAAGCTAATTCTGACCATAAATGTTACAAATACAGTAATTTCAACTTGAATAAAACATGTTCCTAATTATCTGACAATGTAGATCATAGGAAAATGGTGATTGAAAGGCTTTTTGTACACCTGAAATGTTCTTGaaaatttttatctgattttggaAAAAATACTTACTGCAGATACTTCCTTTCCTGAAGAAGACCTTccttttttttaccaaaaatttCTCAGTTTAGTGATAAAATTCCCAGGCATATAAAGATATATCTACATTGCATATATGACTTCTCTTGAAATTCCTGTTCtggaattaaacaaacaaacaaacaaaaaaacctccacCAGTTTAGATGAAGATTTTCTTCTCTCAGTAGTCCAGGAGTCAGGGGTCTGTAGATGAGATGGTGCACTTGTAGTCATGACATGTTAAACTTATGTATCCTGGGCTGTGGTTTATGGCTCTCAAATTGGTGGTTCTCCACATTCTACATTGAATGCAACCTGTCTTTTTATTTTCGAATTTACTTTTAGGAAGCTTCTGATGAGTTTTTGTTATgtgatatatgttttttttttctttctctttcaactATTTTATGTTGTGTCAGGTATTTTACACCATATTCTTTAATTAAGGATTTACTGAAACAAAATCAGAGTGGCTTCAGAATAGAGCCACAATGTAACCATGAAAATGCAAGTACAATtcatttgaaataaaacatttcagaatctttttcttttcccctatAGAGCACATGTTTGCAGTACACTACAAAGCAAActattttttccacttctttcaAGATGTGAGTACTCTTTGAGCTTCTATAGCCAAACTTCTCTAGACTTGTCAACTAacaacttaaatataaaatccagaATTACACATTCAAATATCTCTGTCCTTGTacttttttcagtttccatgtgccaGACAAGCTTGGTCTCAGGTATAAGATTGTGTGATATGGATTGAAATGTTGATTTGCCCCCCAAAACAACTTCTGTAGTCTCTTAGAGGTAGCATCATTTACTGAGTACTTGCTATGTCCTCCGTAATTAGAAAATTTATTGGTGGCTGGATTATTGATGGCTGGATTGATATAACTGGTAATTTAGTCCTTTATATTAATCTTTATTCTCTCCCAGAGTGTGGCTGTCATCATATACACATTCTCAGAAGAGCTGTGAACACCTTCTTGCTCTTAATAAGAGCAACAAGCTcttaacaacaaccaaaagagTTCAAAATTATTGATCTCTTTAAAATCATTAAATTAAAGAAGTTAACCTTTGGATAAGGCCAAAGGTCCTATTAttaaattttcccttttttttgaaaaaaagaaacctgaagTTTTTTCAGCAGTTAGATATTAGTGGAGAATTTTAGTTACTGAGTATTTTATTCCAAGGACCTTtgagtgaaaaatatttttattgcagacagtgactaaaaaaaaaactttctggtATTGATAAAACCTTTAGATAAATTCCTGAACTATGCATTTTGGGTATTTGGAAAGCTTAAATAGTAACAAAGATTAAAGCAGCTATCtctgaaagtagaaaatataaatatgtaaattattttatttagaatCATAAATAAGATTTTTAATCCATGTAAGCTGTATATCATAAAAGAAACTTCTTTCTATATATTGATTtctcaataaaataattttcctgCTATCTTAAAGACATGAGCTACAAACCCTCAGCCTAGGGAGTAGCAATAATAAAGCATTGTAGAATGACAACATTTTATAGGTAATCATTTTTCCCCAGGAGTCACTTTTGATCTTGACCATCATGAAAACGTACATGTGGTCAAGCTGAAGCCTCAGAGTACTTACCATTTATGAAGGATTCATTCTCAAGGTACTATCCTAGTCTCTAAATATGCCATAATTATTATGCCGATGTTTTGGAAGTGGAAGACGAGACAGATGTTAAATGATTTTCTTAATCACATGGCTAGTAAATTGGACAATAGTAATCAGAATGCAGAAACATCTGATGCTGAAGCCTACAGTCTAGTGATGGCGAAACTTAGGAGTTGCAAAGTCTTACAGAGAATTGGTGTCTTGAGATTAGTGTCTAAATACTGTGTTGACTCTCAAGGTAATGACAAAGAGAATTGAAATAATGTATTATAACTTAAATAGACCTAAACCTGTCATCcagcaagactagaacactaggtATTATACAAATATTAAAGACATTTTGAAATTCAGCTAATGATATGTGGTTGGGGAGGGTAATGTTTCTCTGAGATTCTCTTTCAAGAAAACTTTAGACTTAGGAACAATATTGATTATTATTCCATACAAAAAGGACACAATGTGAACCATTAAAAgatcacagaaataaaaatactcaaatataaaggtgaaagataatgaaagaaaagttAAACTCACCGAATTGTATTTACACGTTAAGCCACTGGATGTCGCTGTCTTCCACAAAATGGTTATTTAGAACAAAGGCGTAAACCACCGTTTCTTAAAGACTACATTCCGAGATCCCGGCCATTTAGAGAAGATTGGATGTAAGAAATCGAATAGGAAATTTCGAGAGTTCTGTGGTCTTCAAGACAGCTGATTCATCGATTTGTAAAACAGGGGAAACGTATGATGTTGGTTTTCAGGCCTAGCTGTCAGGGAGCCCAGCGCCTGCTGCTGTCGCTTCTGCTCGTCGCAGCCTGGGAGGCCGGGAGCGGCCAGGTCCACTACTCGGTCCCCGAGGAGGCCAAACACGGCACCTTCGTGGGCCGCATCGCGCGGGACCTGGGGCTGGAGCTGGCCGAGCTGGTGCCGCGCCTGTTCCGGGTGGCGTCCAAAGGCCGCGCGGACCTTCTGGAGGTGAATCTGCAGAACGGCATTTTGTTCGTGAATTCTCGGATCGACCGCGAGGAGCTGTGCGGGCGGAGCGCGGTGTGCAGCATCCACCTGGAGGTGATCGTGGACAAGCCGCTGCAGGTTTTCCACGTGGAGGTGGAGGTGAGGGACATTAACGACAACCCGCCGGTGTTCTCTGTAACAGAACAAAAGCTCTCGGTACCCGAAACTCGACTGCTTGACTCCCGATTTCCGCTAGAAGGCGCATCTGATGCTGATGCTGGAGAGAACGCAATGCTTACTTACAAACTCAGTCCAAATGAGTTTTTCATTCTCGATATGATAAACAAGAAGGACAAAGGCAAATTCCCAACACTTGTTCTGCGAAAACTGCTGGATCGCGAAGAAAACCCTCAGCTTAAATTGTTACTAACCGCAACTGACGGAGGCAAACCTGAACTTACTGGATCTGTTTCTCTGCTGATCCTGGTGTTGGATGCCAACGATAATGCCCCTATATTCGACCGACCCGTTTATGAAGTTAGGATGTATGAAAATCCAGCAAACCAAACGTTAGTAATAAGGCTAAACGCATCTGATGCGGATGAAGGAATAAACAAGGAAATGGTATATTCATTTAGCTCTTTGGTCCCATCCAGTATAAGAAAGAAATTTCTAATGAATGAAACAACAGGAGAAATACGAGTACATGATGGTATTGACTTTGAGGATAGTAACACTTATGAAATTCATGTAGATGTAACAGATAAAGGAAACCCACCAATGGCTGGTCACTGCACGGTCCTAGTGGAAATCCTGGACGAAAATGATAATTCACCTGTAGTGGTTGTcagttctttgtctcttccagtCAGAGAGGATGCTCAGGAGGGCACGGTCATCGCCCTAATCAGCGTGTCCGACCGTGACTCAGGTGTCAACGGGCAGGTCACCTGCACCCTGACTCCGCGTGTCCCCTTCAAGCTGCTGTCCACCTTCAAGAATTACTACTCGCTGGTGCTTGAAGGCATCTTGGACCGAGAGAGCGTGTCGGCCTATGAGCTGGTGGTGACAGCACGGGACGGGGGCTCGCCTCCTCTGTCTGCCACAGCCAGCGTGTCCGTGGAGGTGGCCGACGTGAATGACAACGCGCCCGCGTTCGCACAGCCCGAATACACTGTGTTTGTAAAAGAGAACAATCCGCCGGGCTGCCACATCTTCACCGTATCTGCGCGGGACGCGGACGCGCAGGAGAACGCGCTGGTGTCCTACTCGCTGGTGGAGCGGCGGGTGGGCGAGCGCGCACTGTCGAGCTACGTGTCGGTGCACGCTGAGAGTGGCAAGGTGTACGCACTGCAGCCCCTGGACCACGAGGAGCTGGAGCTGCTGCAGTTCCAGGTAAGCGCGCGTGACGCGGGCTTCCCACCTCTGGGCAGCAACGTGACACTGCAGGTGTTCGTGCTTGACGAGAACGACAACGCGCCTGCGCTGCTACCGCCTGGGTCTAGTGGTGCGATCGGGGCAGTGAGTGAGGTGGTGCCAAGGTCGGTGGGCACCGGCCAAGTGGTGGCGAAGGTGCGCGCGGTGGACGCCGACTCGGGCTACAACGCGTGGCTGTCGTATGAGCTGCAGTCGGCGGCGGACGGCGTGCGTAGTCCGTTCCGCGTGGGGCTGTACAGCGGCGAGGTGAGCACAACTCGCGCCCTGGACGAGGCGGACGCGCCTCGCCAGCGCCTGCTGGTGCTGGTGAAAGACCACGGGGAGCCGCCGCTGACAGCCACAGCCACCGTGCTGGTGTCGCTGGTGGAGAGCGGCCAGGCTCTGAAGACGTCGTCGCGGGCGTCCGCAGGCACTGCAGTCCGGGAGGAGGCGCTGGTGGATGTCAACGTGTACCTGATCATCGCCATCTGCGCAGTGTCCAGCCTGATGGTTCTCACGCTGCTGCTGTACACGGCGCTGCGGTGCTCGGCGCCTGCCACAGAGGGCGCGTGCGGCCCGGGGAAGCCCACGCTGGTGTGCTCCAGCGCGGTGGAGAGCTGGTCCTACTCTCAGCAGAGGCGGCAGAGGGTGTGCTCTGGGGAGGGACCTCCCAAGACTGACCTCATGGCCTTCAGCCCCAGCCTCCCACCCTGTCCAGTGCCTGACGTGGAAGTGGAAGAACAGGCAATTTCAGGGGACCATTCCAGACAGGTGGGCtattacattttaattttcatattttgttttgtGAGTGTTCACTCTCATCGTATTTTTCTCAAATATAATTCCAggagtatctttgctttttacagtGTATGCTGTTTATCCTCAAATATTTCTCGTAGCACCTATTGTAATATATATGTGGTCTCCGATTTTCGAAGGCATTCCCTTCGGTTGACTCTGCCTCAAGTTGGCTCTGGTGTAAGTcaatacattttttgtttgtttgttttgttttaattattattgccttttattattagtggctttataaatccgatctttatttgcctttggggGTTGCAaaatcacatataaacttacagatattttCAGTATATAAAAACGTA
The window above is part of the Elephas maximus indicus isolate mEleMax1 chromosome 2, mEleMax1 primary haplotype, whole genome shotgun sequence genome. Proteins encoded here:
- the LOC126070059 gene encoding protocadherin alpha-8 isoform X13 yields the protein MVFSWRGAPASRRLLLSLLLLAAWEAGSGQVHYSVPEEAKHGTFVGRIAQDLGLELAELVPRLFRVASKGRADLLEVNLQNGILFVNSRIDREELCGRSAVCSIHLEVIVDKPLQVFHVEVEVKDINDNPPVFPVKEQKLFVSESRMPDSRFPLEGASDVDVGANSVLTYRLSSSDYFTLDVNSKNEENKQVELVLRKSLDREETPEHNLFLTATDGGKPELTGTVQLLVTVLDVNDNAPSFEQSEYEVRIFENSHNGTVVIRLNASDRDEGVNKEISYSFNSLVSSMVFAQFSIDSNTGEITIQNNLDFEKVNSYKIRIDATDKGHPPMVGHCTILVKLLDINDNAPQIILTSLSLPVREDAPLGTVIALISVSDQDAGANGQVICSLTPHTPFRLVSTFKNYYSLVLDSTLDRESVSAYQLVVTAQDRGSPSQSASANVSVEVADVNDNAPAFAQPEYTVFVKENNSPGCHIFTVSARDADSQENALVSYSLVERRVGERALSSYVSVHAESGKVYALQPLDHEELELLQFQVSARDAGFPPLGSNVTLQVFVLDENDNAPVLLPPGSSRAIGAVSQVVPRSVGTGQVVAKVRAVDADSGYNAWLSYELQPASGGERSPFRVGLYTGEVSTTRALEEADAPRQRLLVLVRDHGEPPLEATATVLVSLVDGGQALKTSSRASAGSADREAALVDVNVYLIIAICAVSSLLVLTLLLYTALWCSAPPTEGACGPGKPTLVCSSAVGTWSYSQQRRQRVCSGEGPPKTDLMAFSPSLPPCPGSEDVSEQQDLNAKTKELGLFSKAHQ
- the LOC126070059 gene encoding protocadherin alpha-8 isoform X7, encoding MVFSWRGAPASRRLLLSLLLLAAWEAGSGQVHYSVPEEAKHGTFVGRIAQDLGLELAELVPRLFRVASKGRADLLEVNLQNGILFVNSRIDREELCGRSAVCSIHLEVIVDKPLQVFHVEVEVKDINDNPPVFPVKEQKLFVSESRMPDSRFPLEGASDVDVGANSVLTYRLSSSDYFTLDVNSKNEENKQVELVLRKSLDREETPEHNLFLTATDGGKPELTGTVQLLVTVLDVNDNAPSFEQSEYEVRIFENSHNGTVVIRLNASDRDEGVNKEISYSFNSLVSSMVFAQFSIDSNTGEITIQNNLDFEKVNSYKIRIDATDKGHPPMVGHCTILVKLLDINDNAPQIILTSLSLPVREDAPLGTVIALISVSDQDAGANGQVICSLTPHTPFRLVSTFKNYYSLVLDSTLDRESVSAYQLVVTAQDRGSPSQSASANVSVEVADVNDNAPAFAQPEYTVFVKENNSPGCHIFTVSARDADSQENALVSYSLVERRVGERALSSYVSVHAESGKVYALQPLDHEELELLQFQVSARDAGFPPLGSNVTLQVFVLDENDNAPVLLPPGSSRAIGAVSQVVPRSVGTGQVVAKVRAVDADSGYNAWLSYELQPASGGERSPFRVGLYTGEVSTTRALEEADAPRQRLLVLVRDHGEPPLEATATVLVSLVDGGQALKTSSRASAGSADREAALVDVNVYLIIAICAVSSLLVLTLLLYTALWCSAPPTEGACGPGKPTLVCSSAVGTWSYSQQRRQRVCSGEGPPKTDLMAFSPSLPPCPGSEDVSEQQDLNAKPRQPNPDWRYSASLRAGMHSSVHLEEAGILRAGPGGPDQQWPTVSSATPEPEAGEVSPPVGAGVNSNSWTFKYGPSNPKQSGPGELPDKFIIPGSPAIISIRQEPTNSQIDKSDFITFGKKEETKKKKKKKKGNKTQEKKEKGNSTTDNSDQ